The Aureimonas mangrovi genome includes a region encoding these proteins:
- a CDS encoding ATP12 family chaperone protein produces the protein MIENTSLPKRFYKTVSVQPEGEAHAVLLDGRPLKTPGRRSLTLPSAAAAEAVAEEWRGQGERIDPATMPVTRLANTIVDAIADDPSAVREDLKRYAETDLLFYRADGPERLVERQSREWDPVLRWAEERVGALFLTGAGVMHIAQPPESVAAVAALLEARTSGFEIAALHQMTTLTGSLILSLAVIEARLDDVEAWRLAHLDEDWNIEQWGEDAEASARRAARFADMRAAALIAARAR, from the coding sequence ATGATCGAGAACACGAGTCTCCCCAAGCGCTTCTACAAAACGGTTTCGGTGCAGCCTGAAGGCGAGGCCCATGCCGTGCTGCTCGACGGGCGCCCGCTGAAGACGCCCGGACGGCGCTCGCTCACCCTGCCATCCGCCGCCGCCGCTGAGGCGGTTGCCGAGGAATGGCGCGGGCAAGGCGAGCGCATCGATCCCGCGACGATGCCGGTCACGCGGCTTGCCAACACCATCGTGGACGCCATCGCGGACGACCCCTCCGCCGTGCGCGAGGACCTGAAGCGCTACGCCGAGACCGACCTCCTGTTCTACCGGGCCGATGGACCGGAGCGCCTCGTCGAGCGCCAGAGCCGCGAGTGGGACCCGGTCCTGCGCTGGGCCGAGGAGCGCGTCGGCGCCCTCTTCCTGACGGGCGCCGGCGTGATGCACATCGCGCAGCCGCCGGAGAGCGTCGCGGCCGTGGCGGCTCTCCTCGAAGCGCGCACGAGCGGCTTCGAGATTGCGGCGCTCCATCAAATGACGACGCTGACCGGCTCGCTGATCCTCTCGCTGGCGGTGATCGAGGCGCGCCTGGACGATGTCGAGGCCTGGCGGCTCGCTCATCTCGACGAGGACTGGAACATCGAGCAATGGGGCGAGGATGCCGAGGCGAGCGCCCGGCGCGCGGCGCGCTTCGCCGACATGCGGGCGGCCGCGCTCATCGCCGCACGGGCACGATGA
- a CDS encoding replication-associated recombination protein A — protein MSDLFGDPPAPADRRSEPAPAADRSRPLADRMRPESLSQVVGQEHLTGPDGILSRMLDAGSLGSIILWGPPGTGKTTVARLLAREVDFAFEQISAIFSGVADLKKVFEAARLRRRNGRQTLLFVDEIHRFNRAQQDSFLPVMEDGTIVLVGATTENPSFELNAALLSRARVLTFHPHDADSLSQLLARAEGMEGRTLPVDDEARAVLLRMADGDGRAILTLAEEVWRAAREGETFDADTVQRVVQRRAPVYDKSQDGHYNLISALHKSVRGSDPDAALYYLCRMLDAGEEPLYLGRRLVRMAVEDIGLADPNALVVANAAKDAYDYLGSPEGELALAQAAVYLAAAPKSNALYTAYKGAMRAVKENGSLLPPKHILNAPTKLMKGEGYGSGYLYDHDQPDAFSGQNYFPEEMGRQSFYRPTDRGVEQRIGERMARWAALRRERGEP, from the coding sequence ATGAGCGACCTTTTCGGCGACCCACCCGCGCCTGCCGACCGGCGTTCCGAGCCCGCCCCGGCGGCGGATCGCTCGCGGCCGCTCGCGGACCGGATGCGGCCGGAAAGCCTGTCGCAGGTCGTCGGCCAGGAGCATTTGACCGGGCCGGACGGGATCCTCTCGCGGATGCTGGACGCCGGCTCTCTCGGGTCGATCATCCTCTGGGGGCCGCCCGGCACCGGCAAGACGACGGTCGCGCGGCTTCTGGCGCGCGAGGTCGATTTCGCCTTCGAGCAGATTTCAGCCATCTTCTCAGGCGTCGCGGATCTCAAGAAGGTGTTCGAGGCCGCGCGCCTTCGCCGCCGCAACGGACGGCAGACGCTGCTCTTCGTGGACGAGATCCACCGGTTCAACCGCGCGCAGCAGGACAGTTTCCTGCCGGTGATGGAGGACGGCACGATCGTCCTCGTCGGCGCGACGACCGAAAACCCGTCCTTCGAGCTGAACGCCGCGCTCCTCTCTCGCGCGCGCGTCCTGACCTTCCACCCGCACGATGCCGACAGCCTGTCGCAGCTTCTGGCGCGGGCCGAGGGAATGGAGGGGCGCACGCTGCCGGTGGACGACGAGGCGAGGGCGGTGCTCCTGCGCATGGCCGACGGGGACGGGCGTGCTATCCTGACGCTGGCTGAGGAGGTGTGGCGCGCCGCGCGAGAGGGCGAGACCTTCGACGCCGACACCGTTCAACGCGTGGTGCAGCGGCGCGCGCCTGTCTACGACAAGAGCCAGGACGGCCATTACAACCTGATCTCGGCCCTGCACAAATCGGTGCGCGGCTCGGACCCGGACGCCGCGCTCTACTATCTCTGCCGGATGCTCGATGCCGGCGAGGAGCCGCTCTATCTCGGCCGCCGGCTGGTGCGCATGGCCGTCGAGGATATCGGTCTTGCCGATCCGAACGCGCTCGTCGTGGCAAACGCCGCCAAGGATGCTTACGACTATCTCGGCTCGCCCGAAGGCGAACTCGCGCTCGCGCAGGCGGCCGTCTATCTGGCCGCGGCGCCGAAATCGAACGCGCTCTACACCGCCTACAAGGGCGCGATGCGCGCCGTGAAGGAGAACGGCTCGCTCCTGCCGCCCAAGCACATCCTGAACGCCCCCACCAAGCTGATGAAGGGTGAGGGCTACGGTTCGGGCTATCTCTACGACCATGACCAGCCGGACGCCTTCTCGGGCCAGAACTACTTCCCCGAGGAGATGGGGCGGCAGAGCTTCTACCGGCCCACCGATCGCGGTGTGGAGCAGAGGATCGGCGAGCGGATGGCGCGCTGGGCTGCGCTGCGCCGGGAGCGGGGCGAGCCGTGA
- a CDS encoding cell division protein FtsQ/DivIB → MRALTHRASPEERMERLALRAGIAMKRINGYAHRLQRLPLPRFWMMASVVLSSSALYGTALGGHAPVVLDTISAPFGFSIDRVDVSGNSETSQIDILQTLYMTGAQTVAGLDVEATREAIEAMPWIDQASITKVYPDRVAVEVVERAPYAVWQRGRELMVIDRDGNEIVPYATTRFTDLPFVVGAGAERDAAELLDRIEVIPELTPRIRAYVRVAHRRWDLHLDNGVIVKLPEIDPIEAAAEVVRMDRDTGLLSRDIVSVDMRVDDRMTVKLTPEAKERREAALAERARLAKARRENPV, encoded by the coding sequence GTGCGCGCGCTGACCCACAGGGCCTCGCCCGAGGAGCGCATGGAGCGGCTGGCGCTGCGTGCCGGCATTGCCATGAAGCGCATCAACGGCTACGCGCATCGTCTGCAGCGCCTGCCGCTGCCGCGCTTCTGGATGATGGCGAGCGTCGTCCTCTCGTCTTCCGCGCTCTACGGCACGGCACTCGGCGGCCATGCGCCCGTCGTCCTCGATACGATCAGCGCGCCCTTCGGCTTCTCGATCGATCGCGTCGACGTCTCCGGCAATTCGGAGACCTCGCAGATCGACATCCTGCAGACGCTCTACATGACCGGCGCGCAGACAGTCGCCGGGCTCGATGTCGAGGCGACCCGCGAGGCCATCGAGGCCATGCCGTGGATCGACCAGGCGAGCATCACCAAGGTCTATCCCGACCGCGTCGCCGTCGAGGTGGTGGAGCGCGCGCCCTACGCCGTGTGGCAGCGCGGGCGCGAGCTCATGGTCATCGATCGCGATGGAAACGAGATCGTCCCCTACGCGACGACCCGCTTCACCGATCTGCCCTTCGTGGTGGGGGCGGGGGCGGAGCGCGACGCCGCCGAGCTGCTCGACCGGATCGAGGTGATCCCGGAGCTGACGCCGCGGATTCGCGCCTATGTGCGCGTCGCCCACCGGCGATGGGATCTGCATCTCGACAACGGGGTGATCGTGAAGCTGCCGGAGATCGACCCGATCGAGGCCGCGGCCGAAGTGGTCCGCATGGACCGCGACACCGGTCTCCTGTCGCGCGACATCGTCTCGGTCGACATGCGCGTCGACGACCGGATGACCGTCAAACTGACGCCCGAAGCGAAGGAGCGGCGCGAGGCCGCGCTTGCGGAACGGGCGCGTCTTGCCAAGGCCCGCAGGGAGAACCCCGTATGA
- the crcB gene encoding fluoride efflux transporter CrcB, which translates to MNVLLVALGGALGSVLRYGAGVLSLRLFGPAWPVGTLFVNVTGSFLMGLLVEAIARRLGASAELRLFLTTGLLGGYTTFSAFSLDALALYERGEVASAALYVGASVLLGLAAIAAGLALGRQIF; encoded by the coding sequence GTGAACGTGCTTCTCGTCGCCCTCGGCGGGGCGCTCGGCTCGGTCCTGCGCTATGGCGCCGGCGTCCTTTCCTTACGCCTGTTCGGGCCGGCCTGGCCGGTCGGAACGCTCTTCGTCAACGTGACAGGCTCGTTCCTGATGGGGCTGCTGGTGGAGGCGATCGCGCGCCGTCTCGGAGCATCGGCGGAACTGCGGCTGTTCCTTACGACAGGCCTTCTGGGTGGCTACACGACCTTCTCCGCCTTCTCGCTGGACGCGCTTGCACTCTACGAACGAGGTGAGGTCGCAAGCGCCGCGTTGTATGTCGGCGCCTCGGTTCTTCTCGGCCTCGCGGCTATCGCCGCCGGGCTCGCACTGGGGCGTCAGATCTTCTGA
- a CDS encoding HAD-IA family hydrolase: MKAILFDCDGTLADSFGTIVSAMAETFRHHGRSVPAATDVHGVIGLSLEHAIADLLPVPERAEAGVMAGTYRAVFHEMRNDPRHREMLFEGVAEMLADLAGRDDVLLGIVTGKSRRGVAAIVAAHGLDGVFTAVRTADDCPSKPHPAMVLECCGAFGLDPADAVVVGDAVFDMQMARAAGSRGIGVAWGAGSANALEEAGATLVAREVAELRLLLDGFIETGALPQLARA, from the coding sequence ATGAAGGCGATCCTCTTCGACTGTGACGGCACACTCGCCGACAGCTTCGGCACGATCGTCTCCGCGATGGCCGAGACGTTCCGCCACCACGGGCGTTCGGTGCCGGCCGCCACCGACGTCCACGGCGTGATCGGGCTTTCGCTGGAGCATGCCATCGCCGACCTCCTGCCGGTGCCCGAAAGGGCGGAAGCCGGAGTCATGGCGGGCACTTACCGGGCGGTCTTCCACGAAATGCGCAACGACCCCAGGCATCGCGAGATGCTGTTCGAGGGCGTCGCCGAAATGCTGGCCGACCTCGCCGGGCGCGACGACGTGCTTCTCGGCATTGTCACCGGCAAGTCTCGCCGGGGTGTCGCGGCAATCGTCGCGGCGCACGGGCTCGACGGCGTCTTCACAGCGGTTCGCACGGCCGATGACTGCCCCTCCAAGCCGCATCCGGCGATGGTGCTCGAATGCTGCGGCGCGTTCGGCCTCGACCCGGCAGACGCCGTTGTCGTCGGAGACGCGGTCTTCGACATGCAGATGGCACGTGCTGCGGGTTCTCGAGGGATCGGCGTCGCATGGGGCGCGGGCTCGGCGAACGCGCTGGAGGAGGCCGGCGCCACGCTCGTCGCGCGCGAGGTCGCCGAACTGCGCCTTCTGCTCGACGGCTTCATCGAGACGGGCGCGCTTCCGCAACTGGCGAGAGCGTGA
- a CDS encoding RluA family pseudouridine synthase translates to MSAVEQVRVETDEQGLRLDRWFKIHYPGLGFGHLQKLLRSGQIRLDGGRAKADTRLAPGQLVRVPPLGIDRADVKARPLTANTMRDRHDGDVLSQMLLYEDEKVFVFNKPAGLAVQGGSGVSRHVDAMLEAWRSKKGEKPRLVHRLDRDTSGVLVVARTRGAAVELTRAFRERDTKKTYWAIVKGVPAPHDGRISTYLVKEQTPDGDRMRVARHGEEGADHALSHYRVLDQVAQNFAWLEMEPYTGRTHQLRVHAAHIGHPILGDPKYFEHDTNWDFPGGVQNRLHLHARRIVIPHPAGKGVIDQMAPLPQHMVQTFNLFGFDEALMGD, encoded by the coding sequence ATGTCCGCCGTCGAGCAGGTCAGAGTCGAGACGGACGAGCAGGGGCTTCGGCTCGATCGCTGGTTCAAGATCCATTATCCGGGCCTCGGCTTCGGCCATCTTCAGAAGCTTCTGCGCTCCGGCCAGATCCGGCTCGACGGCGGCCGCGCCAAGGCGGACACGCGGCTTGCGCCCGGCCAACTCGTGCGCGTGCCGCCGCTCGGCATCGACCGGGCCGACGTGAAGGCGAGGCCGCTCACCGCCAACACGATGCGCGATCGGCATGACGGGGACGTCCTTTCGCAGATGCTGCTATACGAGGACGAGAAGGTCTTCGTCTTCAACAAGCCCGCCGGCCTTGCCGTGCAGGGCGGCTCGGGCGTGTCTCGCCATGTCGATGCCATGCTGGAAGCCTGGCGTTCCAAGAAGGGCGAGAAGCCGCGCCTCGTCCACCGCCTCGACCGCGACACCTCCGGCGTCCTCGTCGTCGCCCGCACGCGCGGCGCGGCCGTCGAGCTGACCAGGGCCTTCCGCGAGCGCGATACCAAGAAGACCTACTGGGCGATCGTGAAGGGCGTGCCCGCCCCGCATGACGGGCGCATCTCGACCTATCTCGTCAAGGAACAGACGCCGGACGGCGACCGGATGCGCGTCGCCCGGCACGGGGAGGAGGGCGCCGACCACGCGCTGTCGCACTATCGCGTGCTCGATCAGGTGGCGCAAAATTTCGCCTGGCTGGAGATGGAGCCCTACACCGGCCGCACCCACCAGCTTCGCGTCCACGCCGCCCATATCGGCCACCCGATTCTGGGCGATCCGAAATATTTCGAGCACGACACCAACTGGGACTTTCCCGGCGGTGTGCAGAACCGGCTGCACCTCCACGCCCGGCGCATCGTCATCCCGCACCCCGCCGGCAAGGGTGTGATCGACCAGATGGCCCCGCTGCCGCAGCACATGGTGCAGACGTTCAACCTCTTCGGCTTCGACGAAGCCCTGATGGGCGATTGA
- a CDS encoding DegQ family serine endoprotease, producing the protein MPPVPAVPTESAGQIPQNSAQIQLTFAPLVKATSPAVVNVYAARQVQARSPFQGDPFFEQFFGNRFQSRPRIESSLGSGVIVDADGLVVTNNHVIEGADEVRVALADGREFAAEILTRDARIDLAVLRIDSDETFPTVPIADSDGAAIGDLVLAIGNPFGIGQTVTSGIVSALARSHVGVSDSSFFIQTDAAINPGNSGGALIDMRGQLVGVNTAIFSRSGGSLGIGFAIPSNMVRAFVEAAERGERFERPYIGAGFTQVTPDIAEALAMPRPTGALVQSVDEGAAAERAGLAPGDVVLSMDGFAINGPDALGYRLATTGIGRTARLEVLKDGASEEVELELTAAPETPERDERRLDGNTPFAGAIVANLSPRLADELEMPQTLRGVVVADVQRGSPAMRFGLQPKDIVRSLNGQEVESSSALEDQLSRGGRGWRFEIERDGRRMTQTIR; encoded by the coding sequence ATGCCGCCCGTCCCCGCCGTCCCGACGGAGAGTGCTGGCCAGATTCCGCAGAATTCGGCACAGATTCAGCTCACCTTTGCTCCGCTCGTGAAGGCGACGAGCCCGGCCGTGGTGAACGTCTACGCTGCCCGGCAGGTGCAGGCGCGCTCTCCCTTCCAGGGCGATCCGTTCTTCGAACAGTTCTTCGGCAACCGCTTCCAAAGCCGGCCGCGCATCGAATCCTCGCTCGGTTCGGGGGTGATTGTGGACGCGGACGGGCTCGTCGTCACCAACAACCACGTCATCGAGGGCGCAGACGAAGTGCGCGTCGCTCTCGCCGACGGGCGCGAATTCGCCGCCGAAATCCTGACGCGAGACGCGCGGATCGATCTCGCGGTGCTTCGCATCGATTCCGACGAGACGTTCCCGACCGTTCCCATTGCCGATTCCGACGGTGCGGCCATCGGCGACCTTGTGCTGGCGATCGGCAATCCGTTCGGCATCGGCCAGACGGTGACGAGCGGAATCGTGTCGGCGCTTGCCCGCTCGCATGTGGGCGTCAGCGATTCCAGCTTCTTCATCCAGACTGACGCGGCCATCAATCCCGGCAATTCCGGCGGCGCGCTGATCGACATGCGCGGCCAGCTCGTCGGCGTGAACACGGCGATCTTCTCGCGTTCGGGCGGCTCGCTCGGCATCGGCTTCGCGATTCCGTCCAACATGGTGCGCGCCTTCGTCGAGGCCGCCGAGCGCGGCGAGCGCTTCGAGCGGCCCTATATCGGCGCGGGGTTCACGCAGGTCACGCCCGACATCGCGGAGGCGCTGGCGATGCCGCGGCCGACGGGTGCGCTCGTCCAATCCGTCGATGAGGGCGCTGCGGCTGAGCGCGCCGGGCTCGCCCCCGGCGATGTGGTCCTCTCCATGGACGGCTTTGCGATCAACGGCCCGGACGCGCTCGGCTACCGGCTGGCGACCACCGGGATCGGGCGGACCGCGCGGCTCGAGGTCCTCAAGGATGGCGCCAGCGAGGAAGTGGAGCTCGAACTCACCGCCGCTCCCGAGACGCCGGAGCGCGACGAACGGCGACTCGACGGCAACACGCCCTTCGCCGGCGCGATCGTCGCCAATCTCTCGCCACGGCTCGCCGACGAGCTAGAAATGCCGCAGACGCTGCGCGGCGTGGTGGTGGCGGACGTCCAGCGCGGTTCTCCCGCCATGCGCTTCGGCCTCCAGCCCAAGGACATCGTCCGCTCCCTGAACGGGCAGGAGGTCGAATCGAGCTCGGCGCTCGAGGACCAGCTCTCGCGCGGTGGCCGGGGTTGGCGCTTCGAGATCGAGCGCGATGGCCGGCGCATGACGCAGACGATACGCTAG
- a CDS encoding D-alanine--D-alanine ligase: MSGFMTTHVAMLMGGFSSERPVSLSSGNACADALEAEGFRVTRIDVARDVASVLRELKPDVAFNALHGPFGEDGTIQGILEFLTIPYTHSGVLASALAMNKEKAKIVAKAAGIPLAESRLVDRREAGRAHVMTPPYVVKPVAEGSSFGVLIVREDHAHPPQELTGAEWAFGETVMIERYVHGRELTCAVMGDVALGVCEIKSNDHAFYDYESKYSPGGSTHIVPADLPAHVTAKVQEHSLAAHRALGCRGVTRSDFRYDDRFGEGGELAWLEINTQPGMTPTSLVPDIARAAGHSFGELLSWMVGDASCAR; encoded by the coding sequence ATGAGCGGATTCATGACGACGCATGTCGCAATGCTGATGGGTGGTTTCTCGTCCGAAAGGCCGGTCAGCCTCTCTTCGGGCAATGCCTGCGCCGATGCTCTCGAGGCCGAGGGCTTCCGCGTCACCCGCATCGATGTCGCCCGCGACGTGGCGTCCGTCCTGCGTGAACTGAAGCCGGATGTCGCTTTCAATGCCCTTCACGGGCCGTTCGGCGAGGACGGGACGATCCAGGGCATCCTGGAGTTCCTGACGATCCCCTACACGCATTCGGGCGTTCTCGCCTCGGCACTGGCTATGAACAAGGAGAAGGCGAAGATCGTCGCCAAAGCGGCCGGCATTCCGCTGGCCGAATCCCGTCTCGTCGACCGCCGAGAGGCTGGGCGCGCGCATGTGATGACCCCGCCCTACGTCGTGAAGCCCGTCGCGGAAGGTTCGTCCTTCGGCGTCCTCATCGTGCGTGAGGATCACGCCCATCCGCCGCAGGAGCTGACGGGCGCCGAGTGGGCCTTCGGCGAGACGGTGATGATCGAGCGCTATGTCCACGGGCGCGAACTGACCTGCGCTGTGATGGGCGACGTCGCGCTCGGCGTCTGCGAGATCAAGTCGAACGACCACGCGTTCTACGATTACGAATCCAAATATTCGCCAGGCGGCTCGACGCACATCGTGCCGGCCGACCTGCCGGCGCACGTCACCGCGAAGGTGCAGGAACATTCCCTGGCCGCGCATCGCGCGCTCGGCTGCAGGGGCGTGACGCGTTCCGACTTTCGCTACGACGACCGCTTCGGCGAGGGCGGAGAACTCGCCTGGCTGGAGATCAACACGCAGCCCGGCATGACGCCGACATCGCTCGTGCCGGACATCGCGCGCGCGGCCGGCCACTCCTTCGGCGAGCTCTTGAGCTGGATGGTGGGAGATGCCTCGTGCGCGCGCTGA